A window from Zingiber officinale cultivar Zhangliang chromosome 7A, Zo_v1.1, whole genome shotgun sequence encodes these proteins:
- the LOC122001633 gene encoding DNA-directed RNA polymerase II subunit RPB7 yields the protein MFFHITLERNMQLHPRHFGPHLRDKLVAKLMKDVEGTCSGRHGFVVAITGVEDIGKGLIREGTGFVTFPVKYQAVVFRPFKGEILEAVVTMVNKMGFFAEAGPVQIFVSNHLIPDDMEFQSGDMPNYTTSDGSVKIQKDSEVRLKIIGTRVDATEIFCIGTIKDDFLGVINDPGVTA from the exons ATGTTTTTTCACATAACACTTGAGCGGAACATGCAACTTCACCCACGCCACTTTGGTCCCCACCTCCGCGACAAGCTTGTCGCCAAGCTCATGAAGGACGTAGAGGGCACATGCAG TGGACGCCATGGATTTGTGGTGGCCATTACAGGAGTAGAGGATATAGGGAAGGGACTCATCCGTGAAGGAACTGGCTTCGTGACCTTTCCTGTTAAGTATCAGGCAGTTGTCTTTCGCCCCTTCAAGGGTGAGATCCTCGAGGCCGTGGTCACCATGGTCAATAAG ATGGGCTTCTTTGCTGAAGCAGGTCCTGTGCAGATCTTCGTATCAAATCAT TTGATTCCTGATGATATGGAGTTCCAATCTGGAGATATGCCAAACTACACAACTTCTGATGGATCG GTCAAAATTCAGAAAGACAGTGAAGTGCGGCTAAAGATCATTGGTACTCGTGTGGATGCCACAGAAATT TTCTGCATCGGCACTATCAAAGATGATTTCTTGGGTGTCATCAATGATCCTGGCGTCACTGCTTAG